The DNA sequence tattttattttttaacacttATAACACACtacacactttttagggttccgtagccaaatggcaaaaaacggaacccttatagattcgtcatgtctgtctgtctgtctgtctgtccgtctgtctgtccgtccgtatgtcacagccacttttctccgaaactataagaactatactgttgaaacttggtaagtagatgtattctgtgaaccgcattaagattttcacacaaaaatagaaaaaaaacaataaatttttggggttccccatacttcgaactgaaactcaaaaaattttttttcatcaaacccatacgtgtggggtatctatggataggtcttcaaaaatgatattgaggtttctaatatcatttttttctaaactgaatagtttgcgcgagagacacttccaaagtggtaaaatgtgtgtcccccccctgtaacttctaaaataagaaaatgataaaactaaaaaaaaatatatgatgtacattaccatgtaaacttccaccgaaaattggtttgaacgagatctagtaagtagtttttttttatacgtcataaatcgcctaaatacggaacccttcatgggagagtccgactcgcacttggccgctttttttcccttattttctcgtaatgcatgttaattataagatgtaattatttttgaaaagatgtgtcccgccgagtttgttgccggtcctatattgggataccctcctccaattgaggggggatttaaatcttctcggggcagaggtgtagggttggagccggtctacctagctttatttgacgttcataagcgcattgtaattatgcctacttgaataaactatcttttatctttatcttatcttatcatagATATtcacgcacgcacgcactttctcacttttattttattttatggccactgtaattcttatttttgttttatttatgtattttatttttgaacacttacctataacaCACTACACACTTTTTACTCAACTGTACGTGATCTGGGTTCCGGCAGAATATCGGTGCTTTGCTCTGTAGAGTGAAGCGTATAGCTGAGTCGGAGCCCTTTTGTTTTTGCTGCAATGCACACAGTGTGTAGCAGGTATAGCAGGTAAACCCATTTTTTCGtgtgtaagtattttttattttctgtattggttaattttgtacatatttaatcTTCGTCGTGTTTGtaatctacctacctatttgtaaaatgttgttgttgcagcaaacaaataaacgatttatctatctatcagaTATGGTCGCGCTTGGCaccagtagagtctgtgcggaaagagaacagtcgtggaatgtattgggccccatacattccacgactcttctctttccgcacagactctagcaggTATCTACAGGCTACATGTCGCGCTGGGCTACATGGTCTCCACAGTCCCCCTGGATACAATTAACTTCCGCAAACGTTGAGTAGCTTTGGTTTTAGGTCTGTCGATCTATCGGGTTAAAACGAAGATGACCTGATACCAGGTCGATATCGACTAAATCAAACTCAATCATCCCTTTCACTAAAGCCTTTAAGCAGCCTAAAGcacatatcagccttttatcgcccactgctgagcataggcctctcttcgagtacgccacttatcccggtcctgagccaatctcatccagaagtgaccctcAATCTTCTAATAATTATTATCTCCAAATAGTGAACTACTAGCCTCCTATTAGCCTAACGAAAGCGAGTTATCTAAAAACATGATATAGCCATATGTTAACATTGCAGGTACGTGCTGGAAGGCTACAACGcgctctcgtggctcgcgctgGACGGCGAGACGCACGACCGGCGCTCGTGCCTGCCGCTCCACGTGCAGGTCCTCATGCAGCTCTACCACACCGCCGCCGCGCTCGGTTAACCCCGTCCCGACTGCGCACGCGTTCCGCCATCTTTGCGACACGGCTCTCCTGACTGCGACGCGTCCTCGGCTAACACTCGGCCATCCTGATTTCGACGCGTCCTCGGCTAACACTCGGCCATCCTGACTGCGACGCGTCCTCGGCTAACACTCGGCCATCCTGATTTCGACGCGTCCTCGGCTAACACTCGGCCATCCTGACAACGGCACGTCCTCGGGCGAGCGACTCTGGCGACGCGGCCTTATTTATTCGAGACGGTCAGATaaaagagtacactaatttattGCCCTAGTTAATTCGACATAggattttttctattgtaaattGCTACCCTCGAAATGGCCGTTTAAGAATAGAATTCTAGACGACAGTACTTAGGTAAATTATACGATAGAGTAGATGCCGTCGACTCTGCGCGGCTGGACCTTGTTACGTTACACGCTGGGTTTTAAATCCACTGACAGATGCGAATTGATACGTAAGTTAGACCATTCGATTGTAAGATGTTGGTAAAGATTTAGATTAAGTTGTTAACATCGGTGATGATGGGATTTTGGATAGTTAGTAACAATTGGAAATCCAAATTTTCTTATtagtcatatacattttagtAGTTCGTATTAGACATATACATCTATCACATcagaattatatttaattaatgacattatgcagaaactaatatacataaaaaataaattaacactaaCATTAATATGATCAAATTCAAAAGATCAAATTTTTAGTTAGGATATCCACAATGCAGGCACATCTATCATATTGACATTTTAACAAGTGGCATTTACTTCTTTTCgactatacaaaaaaaaaccatttattTAGCTTCCAATTGttataaactttttaaaatCGGTATGTATAATAAAAGGCCAAGGTAGTCACCTATTCGGGTAGCTTAAGTGTATTTATTATTCAACGCTTGTTACTTAGTGGTGATAGGAACATCCTGTATCAACAGCATcctatacattattaaaaatcaattttatatttgacaaaatatcagTGAACATTTATATAAGGTCAGTTTGTGACCTATATAAGAATAACaccatttttaaacattttattaaacgAAATCAATTTATAGCAAATATTATATTGTCTTTTTTAAAACAACAGTGAGATAGTTAATTGAagtattatcatttatcatataaaacaatgaaattttAAGAACTGTCTTTGTGGCACATATTTTACAAGATAACCTGATATCATGAACTCTTTTTCGCATTCCCTAAAAGCAACGCACAGACGTAAATTACATAAGTTTTGATAATGACAAGTCAAAAATGCTAGGTCCataatttaattcattaaaaTCTATTCACACGATATTTGGAACGACCAATAAAAAAGATCTTTACGACCACCAGTATAGGCGTTTATTTTGTACAAATCTCATAAACGCTCGTTGCAATAAACTTTTCTGTTCGACGGAGCCGGAAAGCGGCAACTTCGTTAAGTGCAGCGTGTCGAAAGTTGACGCTTATGAGTACAGAAAAATCTTTTCGATTCGGACAAACCAACTTTGACAATTTCTAAGGGCATTTCATAATTGTTAAACCTTTCATTGGAAACGAAACGCTTCCATTACCAGTCTTTCATTTGGACTACTCTTCCGCGATCTCCTATCCATTTATTCATGAACCTCATTTTGAATAGCATTCTATTTAGAAATCATATTAATAGATACTTTGTactcattattttattgaatcacCGGCGTATTTTTTTACGTATAGAGTTGCTGCGATTGCTAAAGTCGTGGTTAAATAGATTTATTTTAGCGTCAAAGAACCTTCGAATAAAAATCAAAGCATATCGCGTCATCTCTAAAACTGGTTTATTgcggtgtattcgggtattttcGGAGATTCAACCCCCAAAATCGTTTAAAAATCATTAATATTCCGTTGTAATAAGAGACCCATTTCGGAATTATTCGCcacattttaagtatttttttccttagGGAATTACCCGAATGCACCTTATATAAAACTAAACTCTATCACTCTCCATGTAATGTTTGACAATTTGTACACTTCACCGGTTATCTCTGTTCATTTGTGAATGAAAAAGTTGACCAATACATATTGCCAAATTATGTTTACCGCTTGTCGGTTCATCATATTCATGTAAAAAGGTGGGCATACTACCAgtgacaattttttattttattctttatttcatatacatggaaaaccaacagctaTAAACATGTCTAAAGGCTACAATAGATTTACAGAGCCAATTACAGATTCTCACTTATAAGATACGATCTCAAACCCAACGAAAGTTAATTACAAACTAAGATACGAGAAACTAATTATTAGACGGCCATATCATCTTGTACGAAGGATTAATATGGCTTGGTAACTGTGTTGTCTACGGTAAAAGcgaaaataatgaattatttgGCGTAATCACCATAAGCTTAAATACCACATAATAGCCATTATAATTATCCTGATGAAATGAGAGTAATATTTTGCAGAAGATATTGTTTACTACTATGTTCTCAGTcatatggtttttttttataattattgtttgACAACATTCGACTGTAGCTTGTGGTTGGTAGTGTGTCCAGCCCGGGGCGTCATGTCACaagttatgtacctatttattacggTTGTAATATTATTGCCACGTTGCGTTGTTGTGCTATTTATGTataatgtaatatatttttattttacgttaTTGTATAAAACCGGTATGAATTACCAAAGGAGTAGATACGTGTAGTTGTCTAGATATTTTTTTACCAACACTATATTTCCTTGTATTTTGTAAATCAAATGCGATCTTAATTTATTACTcggatattatttttatacgatttatttaatatgaaattATTTTGTGTAGTGTTCTTTAGTTCGCTCGGCTCGTTCGCGTAGTTAGAAACAGTTAGCGACAATTATATTAGACGAATTGACAGCGATGAGCGACCGACGCATGCGCATAGTACTTGTACAGTTTTATACGAGGGAACAATGAGCTCAAGCCAGATAACAAGCCGCACCGCAAATAAACAGTTGTATATCTCAGTAACTAATGTCACACTCAAATGTGCGCTGTGCACATAGTTACATAGAGCGCCCTAAAGTGCCAATAGCTAAGGAACCGTTTATGCAACTGTTAGCAAAGTTGATTGGTAGGAAATATAATTAGGTAGAATCGTACACACACTGGGCGGGCATAAAGGAAGCCTTAGGTCGCGATTACGGCTTTTGGCTAGCGCGAAAATTAACAATCTAGGTCATTCTTTATGCCACTCTCAGTGatgttttttaataatctgCGGTGCGGCGATACATTCTAAACTAAACAGAATTGCTAGTTGTATGTCTTATGATGAAATAACTCCGGTTAAACTAATTAGTGACACCAATAGCTTACGGTTAGATAGTACGAGAGCCCTAGGTAACGTTCGAGTAGCATTTGTATAATTTTAGACAGCgtcgttttataaaaatataacggaGTCCCCGACCAACGGCTAGGTTGATTCGTTGAATCTCCAACAGTTTGGTAGTTATATgaaattttctattttaatatataaataaagcttAAGTGTAACGAGGTTGGCTGCGAACTGTAAATATGGATGGAGCGTGTGATTCACTTGTACTCATTTTTAATGttgatttttatcattttatcgTATCGCTGCAGATTGTCGCGTGTGAAAGACCCTCTGTTTCATAATAAGCTGGAATCAAATCAATTCAGAACAGTGATTTTGTTGCTTAGTACCTAATTATTGATGTTTTCGTGCGAGCTTCGCCGGCGGTGGGGGCGAGCGAGGGAAACAGCTTTAACCTGACGGTCTCGCTCGCACCCGACGGGCGGCGGGCGCACGCGCCTCGCCCGCGACTAACTGAATTATGCCTAGTTGAATATGAAATGTTTTAAATGTGTTACAGCATTTGAGAATATTTAATGATGTTGTATAtagtttatattttgttttgtaaaacATTTTGTACATAGCGTGGGAGTAGTTGGTAGTTTAGTACTATTGCCGCGGCGCACGTCTTGAAGGAACCACTCGTAATTTTTGTACAGTTGTTGAGCGAGATTTGTAGttgaatgtattatttttaagaatttttGTTTTCGATCTTTTTTGTTATTGTGAATTGTCAATTTTTTTAGGGAAATGGGATTGTACTGTACATAGACCTCACCATTTTGTCATATATTAGGTTAAGCGGTCAAATCTGATGATTGATGTGGAAATCAAATTTTCTAAATGGAGCAATCATTAGAAATTCGTAAAACAAAATTAGTGTAATACTTGATATTAATATAACTTTATAACTGtgaaaataggtaataataattatgaataaaatattacgTATTTAAAAGCActgttttatttaatctttacaaaatatcattgacgtatatctcaggactggacTTAGGCAATAAGAATGAGGCCAGTACAGCTGAGCGGTGTGAAACCGCTACAAcattcgcatcacgcgcgcgattggtcgcaactagttgcgttagactgcacaattgggtcgaattcgtgagtgacaccggtgaactagtaccatttttagtgcccgtcctgagatatatgtcaatgcaaaAAATGCTATTTTATCCTACAATACCGCTTGCAGCCTTGCAGTTATAAATTAAAAGTCTTAAATAAGTTGTTCGTATCCTTCTTATGCATAATATTGTTTTCTCTAACAGCGTAAAATATCCTCAGCCTTACAAATAATTTCTTTAGATAATCAAGAGGAAAACACTGGCATGGTGTTTCAAACTCAAAGCTTGATATTTTCTTTAATACTTGATGCCCAATACTGTTTATCTTCACATCCTGCCTGCAATAATCTCTAAATCTCCTCTCTAATATCATTATAAAATCTGTGAAATTTTGCGGAGGAACTAATTTACAATTTCGGATGTCAAGAGGCGCACTAGAGCGATACGGGGGTACATACTGCCGACTCTCCGGGCACCGGCTCAAGTAGTCTTGGAAAGTGTTGCATGAATGGTGGTCTATACATTTTAAGTACAGATATCTACAGACTGTTTCAAACCTCTTCTTATCAGGCAAAGCTAATCTGTAGTCTGTGGTGCCTACTTTGATTGCCTGATTGGCAGATTTGCCCATTGACAACAGAGCCTGGGGCCTAAATCCTGAGTTAACTTTGCCATCCCCAATGGGTTTTTTCAGCATACTGTATACAAAACATCTTGAGAATCTTCTTCTAAATTGTCTAGAACTCTTTTTGCCTTTACTCCTAGTCATTGCCAAAAACTTGTTATGGCAGTTTTGACTAATTCTGCTAGTAAGCAACATTTTCGCTCCTAGATTTTTCAATTCACCAAACAATTGCATTACAGATATAATAGATATTTGAATACTCTCTATGAACTTGATACTTTTTGTAATATCCTTTCCATCACTTTGTCTTATTATTTTCAAGTTTTGAAGtatgaataaaaatgtatttaggaATTTGCTTTGATATTTTCTATCTGAATATGCCCTCTTGAAAGGAGACATGGTTACATGAGTTTTAGAGTTCATCATGTCACATAGATTATTAAATTTCTTTGTAAATAGAGTATTATCATCGCCATCTGAGCAGGAACCTTTGACATAGAAGTGACAGCTTTTAAGGTGACTTTCAACAGTATTTCGCAGCTTTCCTGTGTCAtagatatagtaaatatttttatcattaattgaaaaataagtttttgctgGTGTGACTCTTTGTGATTCCAGCATGTAGAATATTTCAGTCTTTGGGTCAGATACAAAAGCTCTCACATCTAAACCAATATCTATAAGCAAGGTAATGATTTCCTCTACCCATATAGATATGTCGGGGGAATTATCATGATGAGAAATAAAAGCATGGGCAATGGGCTGTGTCCATTTTTCTAGAATGCCTTGAGCTATAAATACTAAAGCATATTTTGCTGGCTCTATCTTCTGCACTCCATCTATCTCATGGAATCCTTCTACTTTGTCTTTTGTTATATTGTAATACAAACTGGGCTTTAGAGGCATACTGCTTATGGACAAACTGCAAATCTTTTCCCTGGGTGACATGTTtgcaacttttatttttaaagcatTTATTAACTTGTTGTCAAACTTTGTAGTTTTTGGTACAATAAGCTTTTTCAAAGCATTTATTTCTGGTAAGCCCATCATGTCTTTCAGCAAATTGTAGGAGTTTGCACCAGAGAAATATAAGTTAAGAGCAAACATGTGAAATTTGTAGGTGTCAGCATTATCTTTACAGTTTAATTGCCATTTGATAAGTTGCACCATGCCTTTGGACAAGTTTTTGCTGCAACTTTGTAtaaaattttcatttgtttCGACTGGATCAAGCTTCCTTCGCCTTTTTGTGTCATCATCTTGAGAGGTCTGCGTTTCCCTGGTGACTTTGATGACACTCTCACAGAACTGTGACATATCAGGAAAGCCAGTCAACTCAGGACTTGTGAAGTGTGTAGTTGAATGCTCGTCATCTATCTTTTCAACTTTAATGTCATCTGGTGCTATTTCCATCTCTGAATCTGGGTTATTATTATCACATTCCGATACAACAGCTGAATCCATGTCTACATTAACGAAATTGTCTGTTTCATCAGTCTTTATAAGCTTCTTTCTACGATTAATCTTTTTCCTGCCATCAGGCGATTTATTCATGAGAAGATCTTGGTTAACATGTTCTAAACACGGGAATGCGTCTTTTGTGAGGCATTTTCGGCTTTTAGCTAGCCCTTCACATTTTTTAATAAAGCTATCCTGGAAGTGTGCTTCGCAGATTCTGTGGTTACCCCTTGATTTGTTATCAACAAGTTTATCGAGTAAATCTAAACGGTCGACTGCTTTCAGCCACTCGTATCTCCTGAAAACAATTACAATTTGAGTAAAGTAGCATTAAGTATATCGAAGTAGGGACTTTCTTTGTATTAATAAGTCGGTATCATTGATCGTGGTGTTTGTATATTTACCTTTCTCTATCGCTAGGATAAATAAAGAAGGAGAGATTTTTATTCGCAGCAGAAGATTGCTTGCACACGGTACATATTTTGCCGACCATTGAAACTGATGATTTcaatcaaaattaaatattagcAAAGCAAAGAAGATAAATCCCTCCTATGCA is a window from the Cydia amplana chromosome 6, ilCydAmpl1.1, whole genome shotgun sequence genome containing:
- the LOC134648603 gene encoding uncharacterized protein LOC134648603, translated to MVGKICTVCKQSSAANKNLSFFIYPSDRERRYEWLKAVDRLDLLDKLVDNKSRGNHRICEAHFQDSFIKKCEGLAKSRKCLTKDAFPCLEHVNQDLLMNKSPDGRKKINRRKKLIKTDETDNFVNVDMDSAVVSECDNNNPDSEMEIAPDDIKVEKIDDEHSTTHFTSPELTGFPDMSQFCESVIKVTRETQTSQDDDTKRRRKLDPVETNENFIQSCSKNLSKGMVQLIKWQLNCKDNADTYKFHMFALNLYFSGANSYNLLKDMMGLPEINALKKLIVPKTTKFDNKLINALKIKVANMSPREKICSLSISSMPLKPSLYYNITKDKVEGFHEIDGVQKIEPAKYALVFIAQGILEKWTQPIAHAFISHHDNSPDISIWVEEIITLLIDIGLDVRAFVSDPKTEIFYMLESQRVTPAKTYFSINDKNIYYIYDTGKLRNTVESHLKSCHFYVKGSCSDGDDNTLFTKKFNNLCDMMNSKTHVTMSPFKRAYSDRKYQSKFLNTFLFILQNLKIIRQSDGKDITKSIKFIESIQISIISVMQLFGELKNLGAKMLLTSRISQNCHNKFLAMTRSKGKKSSRQFRRRFSRCFVYSMLKKPIGDGKVNSGFRPQALLSMGKSANQAIKVGTTDYRLALPDKKRFETVCRYLYLKCIDHHSCNTFQDYLSRCPESRQYVPPYRSSAPLDIRNCKLVPPQNFTDFIMILERRFRDYCRQDVKINSIGHQVLKKISSFEFETPCQCFPLDYLKKLFVRLRIFYAVRENNIMHKKDTNNLFKTFNL